A section of the Takifugu rubripes unplaced genomic scaffold, fTakRub1.2, whole genome shotgun sequence genome encodes:
- the LOC115248575 gene encoding transcription cofactor HES-6-like, whose protein sequence is MSIYEPLRGRVCGPLRHRPSLTALWTWTNMAPLRSNADGTDRGDGLESDRKARKPLVEKKRRARINKSLEELRLLVAEPDLQSKLENAELLAMTVKRVENILQDPTPDAEASSREACERFTAGYIQCMHDVHTFVSTCPGVDQTFAAELLHHLMESMPLNDQERQRGIPDALSTRPPCGGGSAAWGSPAPSSSDHPYSDLDETESEQNHFSSLDEAESQDLSFFSGAPSKPTWRPW, encoded by the exons ATGAGCATATATGAGCCCCTGCGCGGCCGAGTCTGTGGGCCATTGCGCCACCGACCGTCTCTAACGGCTCTCTGGACCTGGACCAACATGGCCCCGCTGCGCAGCAACGCCGACGGTACCGACAGAGGAGATGGGCTCGAATCAGACCGAAAG GCGAGGAAGCCGCtggtggagaagaagaggagggctCGAATCAACAAGAGCTTGGAAGAACTCAGGCTCCTCGTCGCTGAGCCGGAT TTGCAGTCAAAGTTGGAGAATGCTGAACTCTTGGCCATGACGGTCAAGCGCGTGGAGAACATCCTGCAGGACCCGACTCCAG ACGCGGAAGCTTCCAGCCGGGAGGCCTGCGAGCGCTTCACCGCGGGCTACATCCAGTGCATGCACGACGTGCACACCTTCGTGTCCACCTGTCCCGGGGTCGACCAGACCTTCGCCGCGGAGCTGCTGCACCACCTGATGGAGAGCATGCCCTTGAACGACCAAGAGCGTCAGCGGGGGATCCCGGACGCTCTGAGCACTCGGCCcccgtgtgggggggggtcggccGCCTGGGGGTCCCCCGCACCGTCCAGCAGCGATCACCCCTACTCGGACCTGGACGAGACAGAATCTGAGCAGAACCACTTTTCCTCTTTAGACGAGGCTGAAAGTCAAGATCTCAGCTTTTTTTCCGGGGCTCCTTCCAAACCCACCTGGAGGCCGTGGTAG
- the LOC101078053 gene encoding integral membrane protein 2C-like isoform X2, whose protein sequence is MVKITFQPVSAQKPEKDVDGEQIRIPQASEQLVLPVSPKRQFPSGLCCLTLGLVVLTSALVTASVYIYRHYSTAQIPEDSLFHCRIVYEDSIYAPLRGRQELEENVGIYLDDNYEQISVPVPHFGGSDPADIIHDFQRGLTAYHDIALDKCYITELNTTTVMPPRNLWELLVNVKRGTYLPQTYIVQEEMMVTGRVRNMRQLGPFIHRLCYGKDTYRLRRRSQRRRMERREARTCHSIRHFENTFVVETVICDRV, encoded by the exons ATGGTGAAGATCACCTTCCAGCCAGTGTCGGCGCAGAAGCCCGAGAAAGACGTGGATGGAGAGCAGATCAGGATACCTCAAGCTAGC GAACAGCTGGTTCTTCCCGTCAGTCCCAAGAGACAGTTCCCAAGCGGCCTGTGCTGCCTGACGCTGGGCCTGGTGGTCCTCACCTCGGCGCTGGTGACGGCCTCCGTCTACATCTACCGCCACTACTCCACAGCTCAG ATTCCAGAAGACAGCTTGTTCCACTGCCGGATCGTTTACGAGGATTCCATTTACGCCCCGTTGAGGGGCcggcaggagctggaggagaacgtCGGCATCTACCTTGATGACAACTACGAGCAGATCAGCGTTCCGGTGCCGCACTTTGGAGGCAGCGACCCTGCCGACATCATCCACGACTTCCAGAGG GGTCTCACAGCTTATCACGACATCGCTCTGGACAAATGCTACATCACCGAGCTCAACACCACCACGGTGATGCCACCGAGGAACCTGTGGGAGCTGCTCGTCAACGTCAAG AGAGGGACGTACCTCCCGCAGACGTACATCGTCCAGGAGGAGATGATGGTGACGGGGAGGGTGAGGAACATGAGGCAGCTCGGGCCCTTCATCCACCGGCTGTGCTACGGCAAAGACACCTACCGCCTCCGGCGCCGCAGCCAACGCCGAC GCATGGAGAGGCGGGAGGCGAGGACGTGCCACAGCATCCGTCACTTCGAGAACACGTTCGTGGTCGAAACTGTGATCTGCGACAGAGTCTGA
- the LOC101078053 gene encoding integral membrane protein 2C-like isoform X1: MVKITFQPVSAQKPEKDVDGEQIRIPQASEQLVLPVSPKRQFPSGLCCLTLGLVVLTSALVTASVYIYRHYSTAQQIPEDSLFHCRIVYEDSIYAPLRGRQELEENVGIYLDDNYEQISVPVPHFGGSDPADIIHDFQRGLTAYHDIALDKCYITELNTTTVMPPRNLWELLVNVKRGTYLPQTYIVQEEMMVTGRVRNMRQLGPFIHRLCYGKDTYRLRRRSQRRRMERREARTCHSIRHFENTFVVETVICDRV; encoded by the exons ATGGTGAAGATCACCTTCCAGCCAGTGTCGGCGCAGAAGCCCGAGAAAGACGTGGATGGAGAGCAGATCAGGATACCTCAAGCTAGC GAACAGCTGGTTCTTCCCGTCAGTCCCAAGAGACAGTTCCCAAGCGGCCTGTGCTGCCTGACGCTGGGCCTGGTGGTCCTCACCTCGGCGCTGGTGACGGCCTCCGTCTACATCTACCGCCACTACTCCACAGCTCAG CAGATTCCAGAAGACAGCTTGTTCCACTGCCGGATCGTTTACGAGGATTCCATTTACGCCCCGTTGAGGGGCcggcaggagctggaggagaacgtCGGCATCTACCTTGATGACAACTACGAGCAGATCAGCGTTCCGGTGCCGCACTTTGGAGGCAGCGACCCTGCCGACATCATCCACGACTTCCAGAGG GGTCTCACAGCTTATCACGACATCGCTCTGGACAAATGCTACATCACCGAGCTCAACACCACCACGGTGATGCCACCGAGGAACCTGTGGGAGCTGCTCGTCAACGTCAAG AGAGGGACGTACCTCCCGCAGACGTACATCGTCCAGGAGGAGATGATGGTGACGGGGAGGGTGAGGAACATGAGGCAGCTCGGGCCCTTCATCCACCGGCTGTGCTACGGCAAAGACACCTACCGCCTCCGGCGCCGCAGCCAACGCCGAC GCATGGAGAGGCGGGAGGCGAGGACGTGCCACAGCATCCGTCACTTCGAGAACACGTTCGTGGTCGAAACTGTGATCTGCGACAGAGTCTGA
- the LOC101062365 gene encoding G-protein coupled receptor 55-like — protein sequence MASNCSFEAVDHLMVYLELAVYVPIFVCGFILNAMALVVFCLLLRKWTESTIYMSSLALMDLLLLFLLPFKMHATSNPWPAHLQPLCSVLESLYFVGIYGSIYTILSIAVDRWLAICHPFKAKQLRSPRAALAACVGVWVVVLAAIFPTSYHFRELGETDFHCFHRFSDKGWNPLVISCLLVFGFLAPALVLVSCSAQIIWTLQQSGQHSPQSRACVKIIYSSLSAFLLPFTSSHLAILLQFLVHQGVIQDCGAQRSISFFIQMSMCVSNVTCCLDALCYYFIAHEVRSSKKTLKLSVFRQRRTTCSTSEV from the exons ATGGCGAGCAACTGCTCCTTTGAAGCGGTCGACCATCTGATGGTGTACCTGGAGCTGGCGGTCTACGTGCCCATTTTCGTGTGCGGTTTTATCCTGAACGCCATGGCGCTGGTGGTCTTCTGCCTTCTTCTACGGAAATGGACAGAGTCCACCATTTACATGAGCAGCCTGGCTCTGatggacctcctcctcctcttcctccttcccttcaaGATGCACGCCACCAGCAACCCCTGGCCGGcccacctccagcctctctgCTCAGTCCTGGAAAGTTTGTATTTTGTGGGGATTTACGGAAGCATCTACACCATCCTGAGCATCGCCGTGGACCGCTGGCTGGCCATCTGCCACCCTTTCAAAGCCAAGCAGCTGCGCTCGCCACGGGCGGCCCTGGCGGCGTGCGTGGGGGTCTGGGTCGTGGTGCTGGCGGCGATCTTCCCCACCAGCTATCACTTCAGGGAGCTCGGGGAGACGGACTTCCACTGCTTCCACAGGTTTTCAGACAAGGGCTGGAACCCTCTGGTCATCAGCTGCCTGCTGGTGTTTGGCTTCCTGGCGCCAGCGCTGGTGCTGGTTTCCTGCTCGGCCCAGATCATCTGGACCCTTCAGCAGTCGGGCCAGCACAGCCCGCAGAGCCGAGCCTGCGTGAAGATCATCTACAGCAGCCTGAGCGCCTTCCTGCTGCCTTTCACCTCCAGTCACTTGGccatcctgctgcagttcctg GTGCATCAGGGGGTGATCCAGGACTGCGGCGCCCAGCGCAGCATCAGCTTCTTCATCCagatgagcatgtgtgtgtccaacgTCACCTGCTGCCTGGACGCTCTGTGCTACTACTTCATCGCCCACGAGGTGAGAAGCAGCAAAAAGACCTTAAAGCTCTCGGTCTTCAGGCAGAGAAGAACCACCTGCAGCACTTCAGAGGTCTGA